AGATGCGCTGCAGCGCGGCCACGTCGCGGCCGATGCCCGGCAGCTCCATGTCGACCAGCGCTCCGCCGCCCGCGCGCTTGAACTCCGCCGCTTCGCGGATCGTGAGCTCGACGTCGGACTGCACCAGGTTGTCGCGCACCACCAGGCCGTTGCGCCGCGCCAGGCCCAGGTTCTCGAGCCCGAGCGGCTTGCCCGCCACGCGCGCCACCTCCGGGTCGGTGGGCGGCGCGTACCAGCACGAGATGTCGAGCGTGAGATGCACGTGCGACATCGCCGCGCCGAGGTCGGCAGGGGCGATCGGGCCCAGAACCGTCTCGATGCGCGCCATGGCTAGAAGCGGTCGATGCCGGCGTCGGTCGAGTAGAACTGCTTGTACCAGCGGCGGAACCGGCCCACGTCGCCGTCGTTCTCGGCGAGCAGAGGCTGCGGGCGGTAGACCTTCTGGTTCCAGAGCTTGAAGTCGAGCTCCCAGTCACTCGCGTAGAAGTCGAAGAAGCCTTCGAGCTCGGCCTTGGTCGCGGGCTCGGACTTCTTCGCGTAGTAGGTGTGCACGACCTCGCACTGCTCGTCGTCGATCGGCGTCAGCGTCTGGATCGAGACACCGGCCATGCGCCCGGTGACTCGCGTGAGCGACAGACCGGGCCCGTACATGAACGAGCGGAACGAGCTCTCGCCAAGGGCGTTGGTCTGCGCGTCGGCCTCGCGCTTCAGGTCGAGCACCAGCGTGGCGATCGCGCCCTCGCCCTGCCAGTTCACCTTCTCGATCTGCATGCCGTGCACGTGCGCGAAGTGCTGGATATCGACCGCGTTCTCGTACATCTCCTGGATGTGGGTCTGGAGCTCCCAGCGCACCCGCTTGTACTTGTAGTAGCTCGGGTCGCTGGCCTCGGGGATCTCTGGGACCTCGAACTCGG
The window above is part of the Myxococcota bacterium genome. Proteins encoded here:
- a CDS encoding Rieske 2Fe-2S domain-containing protein, which codes for MKRIPLPHSPNGWFKVVFSDELAIGDVKPIHQLGRDLVAYRGEDGVAHVLDAYCPHLGAHLGVGGKVVGGDLQCPFHGWRWAGDGRCTDVPYAKKIPALARIRAWETREQNGYVMVWHHAEDKAPEFEVPEIPEASDPSYYKYKRVRWELQTHIQEMYENAVDIQHFAHVHGMQIEKVNWQGEGAIATLVLDLKREADAQTNALGESSFRSFMYGPGLSLTRVTGRMAGVSIQTLTPIDDEQCEVVHTYYAKKSEPATKAELEGFFDFYASDWELDFKLWNQKVYRPQPLLAENDGDVGRFRRWYKQFYSTDAGIDRF